A genomic stretch from Solanum stenotomum isolate F172 chromosome 8, ASM1918654v1, whole genome shotgun sequence includes:
- the LOC125873746 gene encoding uncharacterized protein LOC125873746, with translation MDRFPKFDMVVEAPVLLKMWYNNLNTFHKRDLNKYVGALTELINMVGWPELIEVLTGYWDNEKMVFRFGTMEITPTIEEIRDEIDTVGAGLERRVRKQENILIPNKPTLEDIVNWFGLRKDYAFWAEGSSIAFMDLYVRFGNASFYANYNQEFRVTYREWDGIRPLAFTVALLGTMVFPHGPSLSINTRVIMLAHTLFHGHLNQGQIKYYPIAPVILSDMYRALGKCKEGHRYFQGCNLLLQWWIMSHLVKRHGTQELHTLDEHNALKILNDMLFWADLEKRRTRERWAQIFSELREENIQWMFDRFISKDVIVRGDRQLVLPLPGIRGIRPYAPIRVLRQFGRRQTTPPEAYYRIYVFDIGDDRVPEASEMLREWKRAVRMNKDIIAIDRFNAGYDETYKAWLKRNIQGISFSVPNIYRSVEDKESKALIELREVRREAQEMHEEFLRKQQEDKYALDSVTQELESLKSDLGELNLWIRDKKSGICLEDWEEKGRRSEGYLLMIQYRLQYLMAQNKRSRSEAGPSGTS, from the coding sequence ATGGATCGATTTCCTAAATTTGACATGGTAGTGGAAGCTCCAGTTTTGCTCAAGATGTGGTATAACAACCTCAATACGTTTCACAAAAGAGACCTCAACAAATATGTAGGGGCCTTAACAGAACTCATCAACATGGTTGGATGGCCCGAACTTATTGAAGTCCTCACAGGCTATTGGGACAACGAGAAAATGGTGTTCCGATTTGGAACCATGGAAATCACCCCGACAATTGAGGAAATTCGGGACGAAATAGACACAGTCGGTGCAGGGCTTGAAAGAAGAGTGAGAAAGCAGGAAAACATCTTAATCCCTAACAAGCCTACTCTCGAGGATATCGTGAATTGGTTTGGATTAAGAAAAGATTACGCTTTTTGGGCCGAAGGTTCTAGCATTGCTTTTATGGATCTTTATGTTAGATTCGGGAACGCAAGCTTCTATGCGAATTACAACCAAGAGTTCAGGGTCACTTACAGAGAATGGGACGGGATCAGACCTTTGGCATTCACCGTCGCACTATTGGGCACCATGGTTTTCCCACACGGCCCGAGCCTCAGTATCAACACCCGGGTAATAATGCTTGCACACACTCTCTTCCACGGGCATCTGAACCAAGGGCAAATAAAGTATTATCCTATTGCACCTGTCATCCTTTCCGACATGTACCGTGCTTTAGGGAAATGCAAGGAGGGGCATCGTTACTTTCAGGGTTGcaaccttcttcttcaatggtggaTAATGAGTCACTTGGTGAAAAGACacggaactcaagaactccataCCCTCGATGAGCACAACGCTCTTAAGATTTTGAATGACATGTTGTTCTGGGCAGActtggaaaaaagaagaactAGAGAAAGATGGGCTCAaattttctctgagttgagagAAGAGAACATACAATGGATGTTCGACCGTTTTATCTCGAAAGATGTCATAGTACGGGGCGACAGACAACTTGTGCTTCCTCTGCCAGGTATTCGAGGTATTCGCCCATATGCACCCATTCGGGTCTTGAGACAGTTCGGAAGAAGACAGACTACACCTCCAGAAGCATACTACCGTATCTATGTGTTCGACATCGGGGATGATAGAGTGCCTGAGGCTTCAGAGATGCTGAGAGAATGGAAAAGAGCAGTGCGAATGAACAAGGACATTATTGCCATAGATCGATTTAATGCGGGGTACGATGAAACTTATAAAGCTTGGTTGAAGCGTAATATACAGGGTATCTCCTTCTCGGTTCCGAACATTTACCGCAGTGTAGAGGACAAAGAGTCCAAAGCTTTGATAGAACTAAGAGAGGTAAGAAGAGAAGCCCAGGAAATGCATGAGGAATTTCTCCGAAAGCAACAAGAGGATAAGTACGCCCTCGATAGCGTGACTCAAGAATTAGAAAGCTTGAAAAGCGATTTGGGAGAGCTTAACTTGTGGATTAGAGATAAGAAAAGCGGAATATGTCTCGAAGACTGGGAAGAGAAAGGCCGCCGGAGCGAAGGATACTTGCTAATGATTCAATATAGGCTTCAATATCTCATGGCACAGAACAAGAGGAGCAGATCAGAGGCGGGGCCATCGGGAACATCTTAG